A single genomic interval of Cupriavidus sp. MP-37 harbors:
- a CDS encoding FAD:protein FMN transferase, which yields MPFKTLLRTQSSIPHTDRRRRAILRGAASVPLLATGMFVRPALADPSVTHASRRLLGTRVDIVVQGDGHGAVQAAIAAAFAEMLRLQQLMSRYRPDSQVSALQRAAGSHPVRVAPELMTVLQAAAAVSARSRGAFDITVGAFAGWRFGADGNRVPDAAELARERRLVDYRQVMLDARRGEAMLARPGMRLDLGGIAKLPILDAGMQVLRRHGLANAMVNGGGDVLAMGQLQGRDWRIGVRDPLAAARLLGVLQVSDAVVASSGDYERCFVAGGRRYHHVLDPATGLPSAGPHGVTLVAPTAAAVNGLGAALMVAGADAWERLAGGSAGVDGLVVGDGGRWMSPGMARRLRLA from the coding sequence ATGCCCTTCAAGACCCTGTTGCGCACACAGTCTTCCATCCCCCACACCGACCGCAGGCGCCGCGCCATCCTTCGCGGCGCCGCGAGCGTGCCGCTGCTCGCCACCGGCATGTTCGTGCGGCCCGCGCTGGCCGATCCGTCCGTCACGCATGCATCGCGCCGCTTGCTGGGCACGCGCGTGGACATCGTCGTGCAAGGCGACGGCCACGGCGCGGTGCAGGCCGCCATCGCCGCGGCCTTTGCCGAGATGCTGCGGCTGCAGCAGCTGATGAGCCGCTACCGGCCCGACAGCCAGGTCAGCGCCCTGCAGCGCGCGGCCGGAAGCCATCCGGTGCGCGTGGCGCCCGAACTGATGACGGTGCTGCAGGCCGCCGCGGCAGTTTCGGCTCGATCCCGCGGCGCCTTCGATATCACGGTGGGGGCCTTCGCCGGCTGGCGCTTCGGCGCGGATGGCAACCGCGTCCCCGATGCCGCCGAACTGGCCCGCGAGCGCCGGCTGGTGGACTACCGGCAGGTCATGCTCGACGCCCGCCGCGGCGAGGCCATGCTGGCCCGCCCTGGCATGCGCCTGGACCTGGGCGGCATTGCCAAGCTGCCGATCCTGGACGCGGGCATGCAGGTGCTGCGGCGCCATGGCTTGGCCAATGCGATGGTCAACGGCGGCGGCGATGTGCTGGCCATGGGCCAGTTGCAGGGGCGCGACTGGCGCATCGGCGTGCGCGACCCGCTCGCGGCGGCGCGGCTGCTAGGCGTGCTGCAGGTGTCCGATGCCGTGGTAGCGTCGTCGGGCGATTACGAGCGCTGCTTTGTCGCCGGCGGCCGGCGCTATCACCATGTGCTCGACCCCGCCACCGGGCTGCCGTCGGCCGGGCCGCACGGCGTGACGCTGGTGGCACCGACTGCGGCGGCGGTCAACGGGCTCGGCGCAGCGCTGATGGTGGCCGGCGCGGATGCCTGGGAAAGGCTGGCCGGGGGCAGCGCCGGCGTCGATGGGCTGGTGGTTGGCGATGGCGGCCGCTGGATGTCGCCCGGCATGGCCCGCCGGCTGCGGCTGGCTTGA